The genome window CAACAGGCGTTGGTGGAGCAGGCTGAGCAGCATGTGGAGAGCATCTGCCCGGGCTTCACGCACTTGCAGCAGGCGCAACCGATTGTGTTCGCCCACCACTTGCTGGCGCATGCCCAGTCAATGTTGCGCGATGTGCAACGCCTGGTGGACTGGGATGCGCGTACGGCGTTGTCGCCACTGGGTGCGGCGGCAATGGCCGGTTCTGCGATTGCACGGCAGCCGGAGCATTCGGCGAAGGAAATGGGCTACACCGGGCCGTGTGAAAACTCCATCGACGCTGTCGCCAGCCGTGACCATGTTGCGGAGTTCCTGTTTGTGGCGGGCATGCTCGGGGTGAATATTTCGCGCTTGTCGGAAGAGTTTTGCCTGTGGTCTTCGCGGCAGTTTCGCTGGGTGGTGCTGGACGATGCCTACGCCACCGGCAGCTCGATCATGCCGCAGAAGAAGAACCCGGACATTGCCGAATTGGCGCGGGGCAAGGCTGGGCGCTTGATTGGCAACCTGACCGGCTTAATGTCGACGCTCAAGTCGTTGCCGCTGTCGTACAACCGCGATTTGAGTGAAGACAAGCACAGCGTGTTGGACAGTGTGGACACGTTGCTACTGGTGCTGCCGGCGATGGCCGGGATGGTTGCGACCATGAAGGTGCAGGTCGAGGAACTGCGCAGGCAAGCGCCGATGGGCTTTACCTTGGCGACGGAGGTGGCGGATTGGTTGGCCACTCGCGGCGTGCCGTTCAAGGAGGCCCATGAGATTACCGGCGCCTTGGTACAGGCCTGTGAGAAGCATGAGATTGAATTGTGGGAAGCCTCGCCGGCGATGTTGGCGGAGGTGGATGCGCGGTTGACGCCTGAGGTGCGCGATTGCCTGACCCTGGAAGCGGCGATTGCAGCGCGCAGTGGGTGGGGTGGGACGGCGCCGGAGCGGGTTCGGGAGCAGATTGAGCGATTGAAAGGGGCATTGGCGGCTCAACAGAAATGGGCCGACGACTACACCGGGTTTCGTATTTGACGCTCGTTCCCACGCTCCGCGTGGGAATGCATCCTGTGACGCTCCGCGTCGCCAAGTCACGCGTCAATAGCGGGACGCGGAGCGTCCAGGGCGGCATTCCCACGCAGAGCGTGGGAACGATCAACAGCAAGAGCTTTATCAGTTTTGGAGTAAGACCATGAACCAAACCCCGGCCGAGCGCCTGGCAGCCGAGCGCAAGTTGTCCGAAAACCAGTTCGATATCACGCAGTACGAACACGTGCCGCGTCGCTATTACGGGCGGATGTTTTTTGCCACCTTGATTGTGATCGTGCTGGCCGCGTTGTTGCGTGCGTTTGCCAACGGCCAGATCGAATGGTCCTACATCGGGCAGTTCCTCACGTCTGAGGCCATTCTCTGGGGCCTGGTGAACACCATCGTGATGTCGATTCTGGCGATGGCGCTGGGCGTGGTGATCGGGGTGATCACGGCGATCATGCGCATGTCGGCCAACCCGATCCTGCGCTACGTGGCCATCACCTACACCTGGCTGTTTCGCGGCACGCCGTTGATCCTGCAACTGCTGCTGTGGTTCAACCTGGCACTGATCTTCCCGGTGATCGCGATTCCCGGCCTGTTCAGCATCGACACCGTCGACCTGATGACGCCGTTCGTGGCCGCCCTGCTCGGCCTCAGCATCAACCAAGGTGCGTACACCGCCGAAGTGGTGCGCGCCGGATTGCTGTCGGTCGACACCGGCCAGTACGAAGCCGCCAAGTCCATCGGCATGCCGAGCCTGCAAGCACTGCGTAGGGTGATTCTGCCCCAGGCGATGCGCGTGATCATTCCGCCTGTAGGCAACGAGTTCATCAGCATGGTGAAAATGACCAGCCTAGCCAGCGTGATCCAGTACTCGGAGCTGCTGCACAACGCACAAAACATCTACTACGCCAACGCGCGGGTCATGGAGCTGCTGATCGTGGCCGGCATCTGGTACCTGGCGGTGGTGACTGTTCTTTCATTTGGTCAAAGCCGCCTTGAGCGCCGTTTTGCCCGCGGCGCCGGCAAGCGTTCGTAAGTCTGGGTTGAGGAGATTTGCCCCATGAGAAGCATCGTCAAGGCCGTCAACCTGAACAAGTATTACGACCAGTATCACGCGCTGCGCGACATCAATATCGAGGTCGAGCAGGGCGAAGTGATGTGCATCATCGGCCCGTCGGGTTCCGGTAAAAGCACCCTGCTGCGCTGCGTCAACCAGTTGGAAAAAATCGACAAGGGCGGGCTGTGGGTCGACGGCGAACTGGTGGGTTACCGGGTCGTCGGCAACAAGCTGCATGAGATGAACGAATCGCAGATTGCCCGCCAGCGGTTGGCCACCGGCATGGTATTCCAGCGTTTCAATTTGTTCCCGCACATGACCGTGCTGCAGAACATCATCGAAGGCCCGTGCCAGGTGCTGAAGCGGTCGCCCAAGGAAGCCACCGAGGACGCCCTGGAGTTGCTGGCCCGCGTCGGCCTGGCGGACAAGCGCAATGCCTACCCGGTGGAATTGTCCGGTGGGCAGCAACAACGTGTAGCGATTGCCCGTGCGTTGGCGATGCGCCCCAAGCTGATGCTGTTTGACGAACCCACGTCAGCCCTAGACCCGGAGCTGGTAGGCGAAGTGCTGTCGGTGATGCGCGACCTGGCCACCACCGGCATGACCATGATCGTGGTCACCCATGAGTTGGGCTTCGCCCGCGAAGTCTCCAACCGCATGGTGTTTATGGATGCCGGCCAGATTGTGGAAGCCGGCAGCCCCGAAGAAATTCTAATAAGCCCACAAAACCCGCGTACCCAAAGCTTTATTTCTGCCGTTCGCACTTAACTAAAAAACAAACGAGAACGCCCCTATGAAAACATTGTTTATCCCAACGTTGCTCGCAGGCCTGATGGCCTCCACCGCTGTTTTCGCGGCATTGCCGGCGGCAATCAAGGACAAGGGCGAGATCAGCGCGGCCATCGTGCCGAACTATCCGCCGATGGACTTCAAGGACACCGCCACCAACAAGCTCACCGGCCTGGACTTCGACCTGGGCAATGCCTTGGCCGAACGCCTGGGCGTGAAGATCAAATGGCAGGAAACCGGCTTCGAGCAAATGCTCAGCGGCCTGACCACCAAGCGCGTGGACATCGTACTGTCAGGTATGACCGACACCGCCGAACGCCAGAAAGCGGTGACCTTCATCGACTACTTCACCAGCGGCCCGCAGCTCTACACCCTGGCCAAGCGCGAAGACCTCAAGGAATTGACCGACCTGTGCGGTAAAAAAGTCGGCACCAGTCGCCGCACCACCTGGCCGTCGGAAATTGCCGCATGGAGCAAGGAAAACTGCGAAGCGGCGGGTAAGCCGGCGATCGTGGTGATCGGCACTGAGGGCTCGGCGGATGCGCGGGCGCAGTTGCAGCAGAACCGTCTGGACGCTGCGATGCAGGGCAGCGAGACCATTCCATATCTGATGTCGTTGGATAAGGGCAAGTACAAGCCGGTGGGTCTGGCGATTTCCAAGCAGTTCACAGGGCTTGGGATTGAGAAGAGCAATACGGAGTTGGTCACGGCGATCAGTGAAGCGTTGCAGGGCATGATCGATGATGGGACCTACGGCAAGATCCTGAAGAAGTGGGACCTGGAGCAAGGTGCGGTCGAAAAGATCACTATCAACTCCGGCCAGTAACCCTTCCTCTGTAGGAGCGAGCTTGCTCGCGAAGAACCCGAGCCCCACGCGGACAATCTGATGCCCCGCGTTATCGTTGGCTATCTTCGCGAGCAAGCTCGCTCCTACAGAAAACCAAGCCCCCCAGACAAGGACACCCGCCCCACCGTGGCCACCTACTCCCTGGTAATCCGCCGCCTGATGATTTGCTCGCTGACCATCGTCATCAGCCGGGCCATGACCAGTCCCTTGATGACCTTGCTGCTCAGTCGCCGCTTGGGCCTGGACCAGCAGGACATCGGCTTGCTGATGGGCATCGCGGTGTTTACCGCCACGTTGATGGGCCTGTATGGCGGCTACGTCATCGACCGCATGGAAAAACGCAAGCTGCTGATCCTGGCAATGCTCTCCAGCTCCATCGGTTTTCTGTTACTGACCTTTGCCACCAACCTCTACCTCACCACCTTGACGCTGGTGATCACCGAGTCGGCGTCTGCGCTTTTCCTGATCGGCTCCAAGGCGATCATCAGCGAGAACCTGCCGGTGGAGCAGCGCGCCCGGGTGTTTTCACTGCGCTATACGCTCACCAATATCGGCTATGCCACCGGCCCTATGGTCGGGGTCGTGATCGCCGGGCAAATGCCGCTGTTGCCGTTTCTGTTGTCCAGTGCCATCGCGTTTATCAGCGTGTTCCTGATGATCGGCATCCCGCCCACCCTGCGTGATGAAAGCACCAAACCCTTGAGTTTTCTCACCACCCTGAAAACCCTGCGCAACGACCGCAGCCTGGTCCTGTTCACCGGCGGCAGCCTGTTGAGCACCATCGTGCATGGCCGCTACACCTTGTACCTGTCGCAATTCCTGTTGGTGATTCATAACCCGGATGATGCGCTGAAGATTCTTTCCGCCGTGCTGGCCTGCAACGCCATCACCGTGATGCTGCTGCAATACCAGATCGGCCGGTTCCTCAAGCGTGAGCAATTGCGCTACTGGATCCTGCTGGGCACGGCATTGTTCGTCGGTGGCCTGATCGGTTTCAGCCAGGCCGACAGCCTGCTGTCGTGGTGCGTGGCGATGTTCGTGTTTACCTTGGGCGAGATGATTATCTTCCCGTCCGAATTCCTGTTTATCGACACCCTCGCACCCGAGTCGCTGCGCGGCAGTTACTACGGCGCGCAGAACCTGGCGGCCTTTGGCGGGGCGTTGAGCCCGGTGATTTGCGGCTATCTGTTGATCAACTCACCGGCCACCACGATGTTTTATGCGCTGGCCGGGTTGACGGCGGTGGGTGGCACCCTGTGTTTCTTGAGTGGCCGACGGGTAGCAGGTTCTTGCTGATATTTACCCAGGATCCCGCTATTAATAGCGAAACCTCTGATGGACCCGAGCCCCATGAAATTCGACACGGCCTACAGCCTGAGCCTCGATGACAAGCTGTCGATCTACGACGTACGAGACCTGAATTTCGACGAGACCGCCGACTTCGACTCCGACAAGGACCGTTTCCTGTGCCCCAACGATGAGTGCCGGGCAGCGTTTGATACCGGTAATACTCTGAGCACCTTCAACGCCAAGAACGTCAATTACCTGCGCACGCCGCACTTCAAGAACAAGACCGGCACCCGGCATATCGACGGCTGCCGCTACGCCAGCACCCACAAGAGCGCAGCCGGCGAAAACGACGACGAGCGTGAGGATAATTTCCCATCGGAATTTGTACTCACCCGTCGTCAGTACGAGCGAAAGCCCCCATTGATGGACACCGAAGGAAGCATCCCACAAGACTCAACGAATACCCCTTCAAGCCGCATCTCCGCTTCCCACAGCGCCAGCGACACCACACCAGATAAAACCAGCGTGTTCGCCCACCCGGTGGAATGCTACGTGTCCAATATCGACGACAAGGACAAGCTCAAGTCCATGCCGTTGAAGATCGGCGATCACACCGCCACCTACTGGACGTTCTTCAAGAAGATCGAATACCTGCAGGACAACAAAGGCCTGATCTACTGGGGCAAGATCAAAGAAATCAAGGATTACACCAGCAGCTTTCGCATCGATTTCGAAAAGAAAGTGTGGCTCGACAAGAAGCCCTATTCGGTCAACGTCTACCTGAGCAAAAAACTCATCGAGAACTATCGCAAACGCAAGGCGTTCCTGGAGCAGATCAGGGCGGTGGTGGACAGTGAACAGGCGTTGTACTGCTTCTTCTATGGGGTGACGCCGGAACTGAAACAGGTACCGAGCAAGAAAAACCCCGAGCAGACGTTCGGGGTGTTCAGCGCGAATATTGAGAACCTGGATCACCTGATCATTCGGGAGGCGCCAGGGGTGGAATAGTACGCATCAGCGGCAGGACGCTTTGTATGCCCGATAGATTTCGCGTGTTTGTTGAGCCTTGGCGACACCTACGCCCCCGAAGGCTACCAACCAGTGGATCAGCATTTCCTCATCAGGAAACACATAAGCGTTTTGCCCTTTGAATCCTCGGGGTGTTCGATTGATTCCTGCGTCGTAGCGCAATGGACTCCAAGGCTGCGTTACGAAATCAAAATCCTCGGCATCCCATTTAAAGAACCGCAGTACTTCATTAAGGGTAGTCTGGCCACTGCGATCGCCACGTTGGACCAGGCAATAGGCCTGATTAGCCAACATCTGCTCGAGCAGCTGAGGATCGACCCAATCCAGCACTGCGCATTTCAACGCATTATCTAGAATACCGGCTGTCCAACGCTCGAAGAACACCTGGAAAAATCGTTCGCTATCAGCTTTTTTCATATCGAAAAAGAGCATGCAGTAACGGGTTTTAAGATGCATAACCACTATCACATGCTTGCGTTTAACTGTCGCAGCATGCACCAGCCACTGATGGGGGTCGCTGTGAAGATCATAGCTCTCGACAGGCAGAGCAGGCCGTAGAACGGGCGTATGCTTTTTGCCTTTGTGTACTCGGCTGAAAAACTCACAGGCAGCTTGTGAGCAATTGAATGTCAGCATTGCAGTTGTTCCTTCATTTTACTTCCCACGCCAGCAACCAACCGTCCAGGTTTGTGATAAAGGGACATCCACCCATTCAATGTCATAAGGTTGTCGGACGGCATAACTCATCGCATCCAGCACCTCTTCAGTGAGAACTGCCAACTCGGAATCCGTCGGCAAGTCACGCGTGACCATCATAACCAAGCTACTGAGTCGGTTCTTCAAATGCAGCTTTTTTGTACCTGTCATCGCCATCGTCTGGCAAATAGATTACTGCCAGGGCGCAGGAAATCGAGCAAGGCCATGTCGTAAAAAAATCCAGTTGATGAGCGGTCAAAACAACTGTACAAAAACACAGTATAGTTTGTCCTCCCCGTCAAACCCTGGAGACACCCCATGTCCTCTCTGGCAATGAGCTCTTTCGTAGAACAGCAGATCGTCCTGCATCAATTCACCGCCAAACACAGCGTGCAAGCGCGCTCGATGCTGGGCTGGAGCCGTGAACACCTGGCTATTCAGGCTGGCGTGGCGGTCGAAGCGGTTCAACAGTTTGAAAATCAATACGACGTGGGGGATGAAACCCGCCTGGCTCTGGCCTTCCGGTTGGAGGCTGAAGGCCTGGTGTTTTTCCCGGGGTTTGCGCCGGGGTGGGGTATGAGTGCGCGCCGCGTTGACGCCGCCACAACCGAACACGCAGCCCCTGGGATCATCTCTCGTTTGATCGGGGCAACTTCGTCACCACTTGACTCACCCACCGCGCAACCCAATGGTGCATAGCGTCCAGCCGTAGCACCTTGCTGGTCAGCGCCTGGACGGCCCCCCATGGCCCCCCCCTCAACCGCGAAACGTCAGGCATGCAGTTGCAATGCCCGACGTATCATTTGCGGCGTCAAAGCACCGGCTTGATTTGAGCATGGGCTGCCTGCTCATACCCATGGGCCACGGCCAGCAAGGTGGGTTCGGACCACTGGGTCCCGAAAAAATACGCACTGGTCGGTAGCCCATTCTCATCCTTACCAGAAGGGACAGTGATGCCTGGGTAACCGGCTGCTGCCACCCCGAAATAATCGTTAGTCTCAAAATCCGACACCATTGCGTCCAGACCCTCCGATTTGATCGGGTCATCAATGGTAGTGCGAAAGTCCCGGATGAGCTCATCCCAAAGGGGTTTGCTCTGCTCGGGCGTCAGGGTTTGGGCATTGATCTCCTTGAGGACTGACTGGTGATCCACTTCAGCTCCATCGCGTTTATCGTTGAACCGGATCAGTTCAGTCAGTGACTTGACTGGCAACCCTGGGCGCTTGCCCAGATAAGTATTCAATTCATCCTTCACGTCCGAGAACAACAAATCTACCCAGCGCGAATCATCAGCCAGGCGCATCTCGACCGGCACCACCTCTGCGCCTTGCTCACGAAGTACGGCAAGTATCCGGCGGAATGACTCACTGTCCTTAGTGGGTGTGGATTCGCCCGTTTCAGAAAACGTTGCGGGATAACCGATACGCTTGCCTTTCAAGGCGCCTGGGACCAGTGATTTTGTGTAATCAATACCTTGGGGCGCTCCCTGGCTCGCCGGATCCTTGGGATCGCTGCCCGACATGGCATTGAGCATCAGCGCCACATCAAGGACCGAACGCGCCATCGGTCCCGGAGTGTCCTGGTGCTGGCTTGCAGGAATAATTCCGTTACGGTCCAGCAAGCCAACGCTGGGCTTGAGCCCGACAACCCCATTGCGCGCTGCTGGCACAATAATCGAACCACTGGTTTCAGCCCCCACCGCCAAGGGCGCCAGCCCTGCTGCGACTGCGGCGGCAGACCCGGAACTGGAACCCCCGACGGCGGCATCCGCACCGTGTGGGTTACGGGTTTGTCCGCCCCGGCTGCTCCAGCCATCAGGACCACCACGAAACCCTGCCAGTTCGGTCATATTGGTTTTACCGAGGATCACCGCGCCCTGCTTGATCAGGTAGTCGACCAGTGGGGCGTTCTTGCCGACAGGTGCCCCCACCAGCCCAAAAGCACCTGCACTGGTTTGCATGCCGTTAGTTTCGATGGTGTCCTTGAGCAAAACAGGAATGCCATGCAGGGGGCCACGCACCTTGCCGTTGGCTCGCTCACGGTCCAGCTCGCGCGCGGTTTCAAGTGCGTCAGGGTTGAGTTCGATGACGGAGTTCAGTTTCGGGTCGACGCCGCGAATCCGCTCCTGCAGGTACGTGACCAAGTCGGCTGAACCGAACCTGCCTTGGGCCATTTGCGCGCCAAGCTCATTGACATTGAGGTACTCGGTCCCCGAAGGGACTGGCTTTGAAACAACAGAAGAGTTGCCGTCTGCAAAAGACTGTATTAACTGCCAGACGATGGAACCCATTCCATATGCGATACCTATCATAAGACCTCTCAAGGAGTAAGAAATGACGAAGGACCAACGTTGATCCGTGGGCCAGTCTAAAAACTCTTCTCCTGCCGGGCAGCGCGACGCGGGCGGTTCATTGCGTGGGACAGTTCAACACAACGGGTAGCTTTCCAATGAGTCCATCAAACGACGGGAGCTTCGATACTCGCGCACCAGGGCCACCAACCACGCCTTCGCCCATCGTGCACCGTAGAACCACAATGTCGCGCCATCCTCAAGCGGCTCACCCAGCCCTGGATAACCACTCCAACAGGCCTCATGGAATGCGCTGCTGCGACTGTCGGATATCAAGGCATCCAGTCGATACTCATGCACAAGCCCATCGATTTCATTGCGGGCATGCAGGGCGCCAGTCCTATATGCAAGCACCGGTACCAGGACGGCGCCGGACCGGCGCAGGATGTCCAGCGCTCTGAGGAAGGAGGGGCTGTGCTCAATCAACTGATGTTCAGCGTCCTCAACAAACCGCTCGGCAAACCCCAGGCGCCTGCCCTGCAACACACTGGTAGCCGTAAAGGTCGTGTTGTTCTGTACTAGGGGCACTTCCACCATCACTGGCCCAGAGGGGTCAATACCACTCAATGCAATCAATGACAGCGACGGGTCGCGCGAAGGTTTGAAGGGGAGTCCTGGGGCGTCATACCCCGGGATCGGGACGCTTCTTCCCAAGGCGCCCTGAGCCTGGGGATCAACACCGAAAGCGATACCACGCGGACTGGTGTGCTCCTGGGTTGCCGTTGCCTGGCCTGACGAGTCAGTCAGCGCAGACACTGGTTGCCCTGTCGGACAAGGCAAACCCGCTTGCCAATATTTCTTACACTTGCTCTCCATAAAACCGTCCCCCGACTAATGACTTTCCGGGGATCATCGCACCGTAGGCTGGTGCCTGTCGCAGCTCTGAAACAGCTTGAAAACTCCTTTTTCCGATGCCTCTTCCGTCAGCTGGCGAGGTGTTCCTGCACCCCCTGGGTTTCCACCTCCAGCCACCACGCCCCGCCTCGTTCAGGTTGATTCAAGCTGAACGCCTGCCCCATCTGCGGCGTGGTGATTGATACGTTACGCTCCCAGGCCAGGGCCATGATGCGGTCAAAGGGTTCGTGCCAGGCATGGAACGCCAGGTCGAAGGTGCCGTTGTGAATCGGCAGCAGCCAGCGGCCCTTGAGGTCGATATGCGCTTGCAGGGTTTGTTCCGGTTGCATGTGCACATGGGGCCAGTCGACGTTGTAGGCACCTGTTTCCATCAAGGTCAAATCGAACGGCCCGTACTGCTCGCCGATGCGTTTGAAACCGTCGAAGTAACCCGTATCACCGCTGAAGAAAATCCGCCGAGGACCATCGATCATCACCCAGGAACACCACAGAGTCTGGTTCGCATCAAACAGGCCACGCCCGGAAAAATGTTGCGCAGGGGTGGCGACAAACCGAATGCCATCCACCTCGGTGCCCTGCCACCAATCCAGCTGGCGCACCTTGCTCGCCTCCACGCCCCACTTGACCAGGATGTCGCCCACGCCCAGCGGCGCAAGAAAATAACGGGCCTTGTCGGCCAATTGGACGACAGCCTTGCGGTCCAGGTGGTCGTAGTGGTTGTGGGAAAGAATCACCGCCTCCAGGGGCGGCAACTCTTCAAGGCTGATCGGTGGCTGATGGAAGCGCTTGGGGCCGGCCCAACTGAACGGTGAGGCACGCTCGGCAAATACCGGATCGGTTACCCAGAATTTACCGCGCATTTTCAGCAACACCGTGGAATGCCCAAGGCGGAACACGCTGTGATCCGGGGCCGCCAGCAATTGCTCGCGAGTCAGCGGTTGGACCGGGATCTGCCCCACCGGCCGCGTGCTGCGTGGTTTGTTGAACAACATGTTCCAGAAAATGCGCAAGGTCTTGCCGAAGCCACCGTGCTGTACGGGGGCATCGTTGCTGAAGTGCCCTTGGCCTTGCTTGGGCGCTGCTGGCGAAGAATCGACACGCGACGAGATCGTGGCCATTTCCGGGTGACTCCTACGGATCGCTTATAAATTACACTGCACAGTGTAGTTTCAAGATTGCAACAAAATCCGGAGCAAGTAAACTACCGAGTGTAATTTTCCTTCAAGAGCCGAGCGCCACCCATGACTGCCCCTCAACGCCTCACCGACCGTAAACGCGAAGCCATTGTGGCAGCGGCCATCGCCGAGTTTCGCGCAAACGGTTTCGAGGTCACCAGCATGGACAAGATCGCCGCCACCGCCGGCGTATCCAAGCGCACCGTGTACAACCACTTCCCCAGCAAAGAAGAACTGTTCGCTGAAATTCTTCATCAACTCTGGGCCAGCAGCGTCGCCCAACTTGACGTCAGCTACGCCAGCGACCGCCCGTTGCGCGAACAACTGCGCGGGTTGCTGGAGGCGAAAATGAAGATGATGTCGGACACCAACTTCCTCGACCTCGCCCGCGTCGCCATCGCCGCCACCATCCATTCGCCGGAGCGTGCGCAAGACATGGTCACCCGCCTGAGCCAGCGCGAAGAAGGCTTCACCCAATGGGTTCGCGCCGCCCAGGCAGACGGCCGGCTCAACTGCTCCGACCCTGCCTTCGCCGCCCACCAGATCCAGAGCCTGCTCAAGGCGTTTGCCTTCTGGCCACAGATTACCCTCGGCCAACCCACCCTGGATGCAGCCAATCAGGCCAGTGTGATCGAGTCGGCCATCGACCTGTTCCTCGCCGGCTACGAAGTCACCGCCCCCCGCCAACCTTAAAAAACCTGTTGCGTGCGCGACATTCCAGGTCGTTTTTGACGCATTCGCCCTCTGTTTTGCGCAAATGGCCTGGAAGGACACTGATTATTCTCACGCGAATAACTGACAATATTCACAGTCATTATCCGATCAACGGTTGATCCAGCGAACGCGCGCCACCGTATCTGTAAAAAAACAGCTGCCCCAGGAATTTATGGAAAACAGACAAGGCAAAGGGCTTTCATTTGCCAAGCGTATCTACAAGCCAAGGATCATCGGCCTTGCCATCGGTTGCATCAGTGTCAGCGGCGCCCTTTACCCCCTCGCCATGCCAGGCTGGGTGTGGGCACTCCTGCT of Pseudomonas azotoformans contains these proteins:
- a CDS encoding helix-turn-helix domain-containing protein, whose amino-acid sequence is MSSLAMSSFVEQQIVLHQFTAKHSVQARSMLGWSREHLAIQAGVAVEAVQQFENQYDVGDETRLALAFRLEAEGLVFFPGFAPGWGMSARRVDAATTEHAAPGIISRLIGATSSPLDSPTAQPNGA
- a CDS encoding MBL fold metallo-hydrolase, producing the protein MATISSRVDSSPAAPKQGQGHFSNDAPVQHGGFGKTLRIFWNMLFNKPRSTRPVGQIPVQPLTREQLLAAPDHSVFRLGHSTVLLKMRGKFWVTDPVFAERASPFSWAGPKRFHQPPISLEELPPLEAVILSHNHYDHLDRKAVVQLADKARYFLAPLGVGDILVKWGVEASKVRQLDWWQGTEVDGIRFVATPAQHFSGRGLFDANQTLWCSWVMIDGPRRIFFSGDTGYFDGFKRIGEQYGPFDLTLMETGAYNVDWPHVHMQPEQTLQAHIDLKGRWLLPIHNGTFDLAFHAWHEPFDRIMALAWERNVSITTPQMGQAFSLNQPERGGAWWLEVETQGVQEHLAS
- a CDS encoding DUF6933 domain-containing protein, which codes for MLTFNCSQAACEFFSRVHKGKKHTPVLRPALPVESYDLHSDPHQWLVHAATVKRKHVIVVMHLKTRYCMLFFDMKKADSERFFQVFFERWTAGILDNALKCAVLDWVDPQLLEQMLANQAYCLVQRGDRSGQTTLNEVLRFFKWDAEDFDFVTQPWSPLRYDAGINRTPRGFKGQNAYVFPDEEMLIHWLVAFGGVGVAKAQQTREIYRAYKASCR
- a CDS encoding amidase family protein, with product MIGIAYGMGSIVWQLIQSFADGNSSVVSKPVPSGTEYLNVNELGAQMAQGRFGSADLVTYLQERIRGVDPKLNSVIELNPDALETARELDRERANGKVRGPLHGIPVLLKDTIETNGMQTSAGAFGLVGAPVGKNAPLVDYLIKQGAVILGKTNMTELAGFRGGPDGWSSRGGQTRNPHGADAAVGGSSSGSAAAVAAGLAPLAVGAETSGSIIVPAARNGVVGLKPSVGLLDRNGIIPASQHQDTPGPMARSVLDVALMLNAMSGSDPKDPASQGAPQGIDYTKSLVPGALKGKRIGYPATFSETGESTPTKDSESFRRILAVLREQGAEVVPVEMRLADDSRWVDLLFSDVKDELNTYLGKRPGLPVKSLTELIRFNDKRDGAEVDHQSVLKEINAQTLTPEQSKPLWDELIRDFRTTIDDPIKSEGLDAMVSDFETNDYFGVAAAGYPGITVPSGKDENGLPTSAYFFGTQWSEPTLLAVAHGYEQAAHAQIKPVL
- a CDS encoding amino acid ABC transporter ATP-binding protein, giving the protein MRSIVKAVNLNKYYDQYHALRDINIEVEQGEVMCIIGPSGSGKSTLLRCVNQLEKIDKGGLWVDGELVGYRVVGNKLHEMNESQIARQRLATGMVFQRFNLFPHMTVLQNIIEGPCQVLKRSPKEATEDALELLARVGLADKRNAYPVELSGGQQQRVAIARALAMRPKLMLFDEPTSALDPELVGEVLSVMRDLATTGMTMIVVTHELGFAREVSNRMVFMDAGQIVEAGSPEEILISPQNPRTQSFISAVRT
- the argH gene encoding argininosuccinate lyase, whose product is MSQPTDRLWGARFKTGPSAALAALSRCPERYFRLTPYDLAGSRAHARELQRAGLLDESETLRTLEALDSIGADFAAGTLHPTLDDEDVHTFIERVLTERLGALGGKLRAGRSRNDQTANDLRLFLRDHARTITTEVLGLQQALVEQAEQHVESICPGFTHLQQAQPIVFAHHLLAHAQSMLRDVQRLVDWDARTALSPLGAAAMAGSAIARQPEHSAKEMGYTGPCENSIDAVASRDHVAEFLFVAGMLGVNISRLSEEFCLWSSRQFRWVVLDDAYATGSSIMPQKKNPDIAELARGKAGRLIGNLTGLMSTLKSLPLSYNRDLSEDKHSVLDSVDTLLLVLPAMAGMVATMKVQVEELRRQAPMGFTLATEVADWLATRGVPFKEAHEITGALVQACEKHEIELWEASPAMLAEVDARLTPEVRDCLTLEAAIAARSGWGGTAPERVREQIERLKGALAAQQKWADDYTGFRI
- a CDS encoding amino acid ABC transporter permease, which codes for MNQTPAERLAAERKLSENQFDITQYEHVPRRYYGRMFFATLIVIVLAALLRAFANGQIEWSYIGQFLTSEAILWGLVNTIVMSILAMALGVVIGVITAIMRMSANPILRYVAITYTWLFRGTPLILQLLLWFNLALIFPVIAIPGLFSIDTVDLMTPFVAALLGLSINQGAYTAEVVRAGLLSVDTGQYEAAKSIGMPSLQALRRVILPQAMRVIIPPVGNEFISMVKMTSLASVIQYSELLHNAQNIYYANARVMELLIVAGIWYLAVVTVLSFGQSRLERRFARGAGKRS
- a CDS encoding TetR/AcrR family transcriptional regulator, giving the protein MTAPQRLTDRKREAIVAAAIAEFRANGFEVTSMDKIAATAGVSKRTVYNHFPSKEELFAEILHQLWASSVAQLDVSYASDRPLREQLRGLLEAKMKMMSDTNFLDLARVAIAATIHSPERAQDMVTRLSQREEGFTQWVRAAQADGRLNCSDPAFAAHQIQSLLKAFAFWPQITLGQPTLDAANQASVIESAIDLFLAGYEVTAPRQP
- a CDS encoding ABC transporter substrate-binding protein translates to MKTLFIPTLLAGLMASTAVFAALPAAIKDKGEISAAIVPNYPPMDFKDTATNKLTGLDFDLGNALAERLGVKIKWQETGFEQMLSGLTTKRVDIVLSGMTDTAERQKAVTFIDYFTSGPQLYTLAKREDLKELTDLCGKKVGTSRRTTWPSEIAAWSKENCEAAGKPAIVVIGTEGSADARAQLQQNRLDAAMQGSETIPYLMSLDKGKYKPVGLAISKQFTGLGIEKSNTELVTAISEALQGMIDDGTYGKILKKWDLEQGAVEKITINSGQ
- a CDS encoding MFS transporter, which translates into the protein MATYSLVIRRLMICSLTIVISRAMTSPLMTLLLSRRLGLDQQDIGLLMGIAVFTATLMGLYGGYVIDRMEKRKLLILAMLSSSIGFLLLTFATNLYLTTLTLVITESASALFLIGSKAIISENLPVEQRARVFSLRYTLTNIGYATGPMVGVVIAGQMPLLPFLLSSAIAFISVFLMIGIPPTLRDESTKPLSFLTTLKTLRNDRSLVLFTGGSLLSTIVHGRYTLYLSQFLLVIHNPDDALKILSAVLACNAITVMLLQYQIGRFLKREQLRYWILLGTALFVGGLIGFSQADSLLSWCVAMFVFTLGEMIIFPSEFLFIDTLAPESLRGSYYGAQNLAAFGGALSPVICGYLLINSPATTMFYALAGLTAVGGTLCFLSGRRVAGSC